The window TCGCTAAGAGTAGTAATGAATCTTCGACGTACGATGAAGTGAAGGACATGCCATATACGCATGCATCACTATGTGAGAGTATGAGATTTTTTCCACCTGTCCCTGTGGATACTAAAGAAGCCATTCAAGATGATATTTTGCCAGATGGAACGTTCGTGAAGAGAGGAACAAGAATAAGTTATCATCCGTACGCAATGGGGAGAGCGGAGGCTATATGGGGGAAGGATTGGCAGACTTTTAGACCAGAAAGGTGGTTGGAAAGGGACGTTAAGACAGGAAATTGGAGATTTGTTCCTAGGGATCCGTTTGTGTATCCTGTGTTTCAAGCTGGACCTAGGGTTTGTTTGGGGAAGGAGATGGCATTTTTGCAGATGAAGAAGGTGGTCGCCGGAGTTCTACGGCGGTTTAGAGTGGTTCCGGTGGTGGAAAAAGGTGAGGAGGAACCAGTGTTGATAGCTTACCTTACTACTAAGATGAAGGGTGGTTTCTTGGTGAGGATTGAGGAAAGGATAAATTGATATATAGGACCCACACTCCTTTCCCTTACAATAATAAAATCTCCGTTAATTATACTAAGGGGAGAAATATAAAGAATGTATATGTTTGCGTGTGAGAGAACATATTTATGATTTTGTGTATGTTTGTCATgagtatataaatatatatgtttACTTTCGTGTGCATGTATATTAATCTACTCTTATCCTCAATTATGTGAATGTGACACTTTTTTAAACTGTGTAAATTttgattaatattttaaaatatttttttttaacaaaagtaTCACATATTGAGATGAATGTAtaattctgtacagtaacactaGTTTGGTTAGTTACTTTTATTGGTcctttatataaatataaaagtgCCCAAAGGGTAAATCTATGATCTTTGAAAGCGATGTGTAACTAATTTGACCCGATCCTCCTTTAAGTTACTTTTCGTTTTTTTCTACTTCTATTTAATTGTCTATTTTCTTATGCTACCTCTAATGGCGATCTAGCCTTTTTCACATAGCTTCTTAAGTTTGGtttagttttaacttttaactaaaaaagtcaaactgaaaccaaaccaacccgatagtacatttatataatttttaaaaatattttatacatataaatatttattgtaatgtaatttataaatatttcttaaactttttcacagttttatcttttaacgtattatttcaagtttagacttaacattcttgaatggtaaataaattttataacccataaatatagtaactcaaacaaagttcaaatcaatactaatgctaacaaaagaaattcaattcattACTAGGAATGATGAaagtgttggataattattttagttttacattggtttataatgaaaatgcataacttagtttatctttttctttattgctaaattttttttttggtaaataaagAATTTTATTACCAAGTAATGTTATGTACAGAGTTTCAAAACTACAAAAGCAGACAAATTGCACCCGCGAGCTGAGCATAGTGCCCCAACTGCTAGGTACTCCCTATCTATCTATCTTCTACTTTGCTGCCTATGGATATGAATCCAATTCTTTTAATTTGTTTGCTACTTTTGACTTCTTGTTTCCTTGATAAAATATGTCTTGTACTATCAGCCGAAGGATCCCATCAACAGTCTTCTTCTTGTCCTGGAACAATCTTGTATTCCTCTCAAGCCATATGTAATAGACACACCCTGCGAGAGTCATTTTGTAGACCTCCGCAATGGCTTTCTTTCCATTTATTTCTCGGACTGTCCATTCAATCTCCTCATCCCACTTCAATACCGACCTTTGGAATCCCTGCCATTTGAGTAGTCTCCCCCAGATTTCTTTTGACATCCTGCATTCAAAAAATAAGTGTGGAATGGTTTCATTTTCCTCATTACACAACTTATATATTTGGTCTATTGCTTTGCCCTATCCTGCTACCTTATCTTTCGTGTGCAACCTCCCTTGGATCGCCAAATTCATTATAAAACTCCACCAAGGAACAACATAGTTGTTGCAAGTTAGTCTCCTCAATGGCACCTTTGGGAACTCCCCTCTCATCTTATGGTACATCTTTTTAATAGAGAAGAAGTGCTGGCTCATCAACTCTGTTACCTCCATTCCTACCCTTTCCAGGTATGCCTTGGCTTTAAGTATTTTAAGTAGTACCCAGGATGCTTGCTTCACTTGAACCTCCCAGATGTTCTTCCCCTTCCCGTAGTACATATGGACCCACCTTACCCACGGTTTATCTTTTTTGGTACATAGGTTCCACAGAAGTTTAATTATTGCTGCCTTGTTCCAAGTTTCAATGTGTATTACATTAAAACCCCCTGCTGTTCTGGGCCAACAAACCTTTTCCCAAGCCAACAATGCTCTCTTTGATATCTCTGTTGCGCCAGTCCAGAGAAAGCTTCTGCATGTTGCCTCTATCAGCTTCACAACTTTCTTAGGTAGCACAAAGATTTGGGACCAAAACACTTGGACTGAGAATAGTACATTCTTGATCAGTTGGATTCTTCCGGCATAGGACAAGTATTTTGTGGTCTATGAAGTTATCCTTCCCAACATCTTCTCTATAAGTGGTTGGCATTGTACTGGGGATAGTCTTTTGGAGCTCAGAGGGACCCCCAAGTGCCTAATAGGTAACTCCCCTTTTGTAAACCCTAGTGTTGTTAGAATTTCCTCTTGCACCTCCCTGCTTACCCCTCCAAAATAAATGGAGCTTTTGTCTCTATTTGCTATCAGTCCTGAGCATTGTGAGAATTCATTAAAACAGTTCATGAGCAATTGAACTGAGATTTCATCTCCCCTACAGAAGAGAAGTAAATTATCTGCAAAACATAGTTGAATAAGCTGCAGCTTTGAGCATTTCAGATGAAAATTAAATCTGGGTTGTTTTGTAGTGTCTTGAGTTTTCTATTGAGGTACTCCATGGCAATAACAAAGAGGAATGGGGACAACGGATCCCCCTGCCTTAGTCCCTTCTTGGCTTGAAATGGGGAGTTTGGTGTCCCATTAATGATAACTGAATAAGAGACACTTGTAATACATATCATGATCCATTCTATGAACAACTTTGGGAAGTTTAGAGCATGTAGGATTTGTTCCAAGCAGGGCCATTCCAAGGAGTCATAAGCCTTTTGCATGTCTACTTTGATCATACATCGTGGGGACACTCCTTTCCTTCCATAACCCCTGACCAATTCATGGCTAATAATAATGTTGTCTAATATAATTCTGCCAGGAACAAAAGCTGATTGGCTTTGGTCTATTATAGCATCCATTACTCCTTGCAGTCTCTTTGTAAGAATTTTGGATATCAATTTATACAAAATTGTGCAGCATGATATGGGCCTAAATTGCTTGATAGTGGAGGGGTTCTTAACTTTTGGTATTAATGTAATTGTAGTGCAATTGATAGGCAGGTGCATGGTCTTTCTATTGAAGAAGGACAGGACAACATCAGTTACCTCATTCCCTATAATGTTCCATGCTTTCTTGAAGAAAAACGCATTGAAACCATCACAGCCTGGCGCTTTCTGGTCATCTATATCTTTCAGAGCATTCATCACTTCCATTCTTGACACTGGTGCTATCAGTTTCAGCTGCATCTCTCTGTTCAGACAAGGTCCATTTTTCATTTCAATGGGGTTTATTGCAGGTATAGAGTCAGCTGCTGAGCCCAGTAGTCGTTTATAGAACCCCATTATCTCTTCTTGAATTGCCTTTTCACTCTGCAGCAGCACACCATTATCATCCATCaaatttctgattttattttggGATAGTCTATTCTTCACAGATGCAAAGAAGTAGGCTGTATTTGCATCCCCCAATTGCAACCATTGGTTTCTAGACTTCTGCTTTGTTATACTTTCTTCAATAAGGATCCACTTCTCCAGTTGCTCTCTAGTTGATTTctcttccttttttaattcctctGATATCCCCTTGATTCTCAACCCCTCCTGGACTGACCATAGTTGTTGTCTACTGTTTTTGATTTTCTCATCAACTCCTGAATAGTGAGTACTGTTGAGTTGTTTCAGTCTGTGTTTCACTCTTTTCAGTTTTTCCCATATTCTCTGCATATTCCCCTCTTTATCCATGTTGGTCCACCCTTCTATTACTTTTTGCTGGAATTCTTCATGTTCTGCTATGACATTGAAAAATCTAAATGGTCTATATGTTTTCTTCTGCTGGTCCTCCAATCTAATTACTAACGGACTATGGTCGGAAAAGTAAGGCGTCATGATTATAATATCAAAGTGTGGATATTTGATCATCCATTCTACATTTGCCACTCCTCTGTCTATCTTACTGCTAACTGAATTATTCGACTATGTGTACATTGCCCCTATACTTCTCAGCTCTGCCATATGACAATCATTCATAAAGTCTTTAAAATTTTTAACCTCAGATTCCTGTATCTGATTGCCGTTTATTCTATCCTCTATATTCAACACTGCATTAAAGTCTCTCATTGCTAGCCATGGTCTTGCTTGATCATTTTCAATTTGCCTTAGTTCATGCCATAGACTTCTCTGATCACCAATTGTATGTAGACCATAGATAGTTGTGAAGCTAAATCTCATCTTGCTATCCAATATGCAAACCTGCCCATGAATCAGTTGTACATGAGTAACTTCTACTGTGAAACTGACCCTATTAGGATCCCAAAGTAGCCAGATTCTTCCTCTATCTCCTGTTCCATAGTTGTTGCACCAGTTCCACTGCGGAGCTATTTTATTTTTGATCTTTTTTGCGACTAATTCTGTCACTCTATGTTCTACTATAGCTATTATTGCTATATTATTTTCCTTTATAAACTCCTTCATCTCCTTTTGCTTGTACAGCTTATTCAACCCCCTTACATTCCATGTGACTAACTTCATCTTGGAATGAATAGGTGTTGTCTCTCCCCTCCTCTACTTGTTCTACATTGCCCTGCTTCCATAACCTGCTTAGTTATAACATATTGCATAGGATCACCTATTGCTATAGGGTCAAAACCATTTTTGGTCTACATGCCTTCAGTTTGATGGCTTACTGGAGACCTGCCTGCTGATTTCCCCCTCACTTCTGTCcacccttcttctttttctattgtaTTTTCATTTGTTGGTTCTTTCTCTATAGTTGGTATCTTAACCATCTTAGTTGTCTTAGGATTGCTTTGTGCCTTT is drawn from Nicotiana tabacum cultivar K326 chromosome 9, ASM71507v2, whole genome shotgun sequence and contains these coding sequences:
- the LOC142164109 gene encoding uncharacterized protein LOC142164109, producing the protein MKLVTWNVRGLNKLYKQKEMKEFIKENNIAIIAIVEHRVTELVAKKIKNKIAPQWNWCNNYGTGDRGRIWLLWDPNRVSFTVEVTHVQLIHGQVCILDSKMRFSFTTIYGLHTIGDQRSLWHELRQIENDQARPWLAMRDFNAVLNIEDRINGNQIQESEVKNFKDFMNDCHMAELRSIGAMYT